The genomic stretch AATAAATTCCCTTATAATTATtactaaggtttttttttctaacttaAAGAGCTTGTTGCGATTGACAGCAGAAACTtatagtaaaaaacaaaaaacattttatttcaactgttTTATGACATTGCTACTTTCCGATCTAAATGGATAGTCAACGTGAGcccttttaaaaaatgaatatgtatTTTTCACGCAAACCAAATATTTTGTAGCATATTACAAAGATTGTACCCAGATAGCTACAATTTGCGAAACGTAGGCCTACTGCCAATAGGTCCGCTGTACTTCTTTTTTATCCCATTAATTTGACAGGCTACCCGGTTTTATGTTCACATACGATCCTTGTTATTCTTTTGGTGTTTATTGAAGAGAAAGATGCGGAGACATCGTCCATTATACCATATTTTTACTGAACTTTTCCTACCAAACGTTTTTACATGCCGTTGGATACAGAGGATTTTGGCCTGTTTATGATTTTTTGCCTGTTTAGCCATAATCCCTTCAGTAGACATGTATGCTAGTTTGCTAGGTTGTAAGATTAATGTctagatttttattattgtaaatacacGTATATATTACAGATTTTGCATTCCccttttgaaaaaaatacaaataggATTGCTGATATTTATACAGTGTTTACATTTATCTTCTGTaaattattgtatattttatgtgtatatacaaattagaaaaataatcttttgcattaaaaaataaatcttcacTCAGACTGATGTGTACAATGTCATTACTTAGAAGTAAACAAGTACAAACATAAAcctaaaaatcttttttattttcttttttatctctTACGTTTCATAAACCTAAATAAATAGCGCTAGCCTATGTAATTCACTGAGATTTATTACAGCTGTACAACTGCGCATTGTTCCACATATTCATTTGTTTAATGATGGACGAttacagacatttaaaaatcagCGCTAAATGGGCAGCACGACCATTTACTCCTCGAATATGCTcctaaatataaatttaaaaaacaagaaacaaaaaaagcgaattaaaacagtatttaaataaaaggattgaacattaaaaattaaggATCCTTAGGTACATTCCAGATACAAGTCCTTCAGATAAcctttttataatgttacacaatCCAATTCCCCGTCAAACCAATTCGAAAACACAAATTCCTTCCAATGCATCTCAAGTTTATATTAGGTCTTATGGGAGTTACACACGTCCACGTATTTGTGTGTGAAGCATCAAGCGAAAGAGCAAATCAATGTTGCATTCGTTGAAAGCATATCTAGATCTCGAAACACGTAGCCTGCACTTATtggaatacattaaatatgtatttaaagaaCTCAATAtatgtgaaaatattttaagatattctGCTTGACATTTGGCTTATAAATTTCTTGCCACAACCACATCtaaaacacaaaaagttttAGATGTGATTATTAATAACCATATAAAGAGAGAAGACACCTTTTTAAAGACTGCTTTTACaagttttattacaaaaatacagctgttgacaaataaatgcaattgtTTGCATTGAATAAAAGCGCTGGCCTACTTCTTCCTCCTTCCTCTGAAGCCTCTGACTGAGCCTTGACCGAAGCAAATGGATGATGGAACTCTGGAAGAAAGATAATAATCAACACAGATAGTTCTGATCACTGAGTCTACAGGGTAATGAAACTTAATCAAGTATTTATATGAATCCATGACCATGAATCCACCCACTTGTATGAATATTGTGGCTTTAGATTATCTGCATGCATTGGTTTGGTTTCTGCAGTCTTCAGGCTTTTTGAATCAGGGGTCAGAGAGAAGTCCATGGACTCAGAGCTCTCTTGTTGTATAGTTGCTGTTTCAGAAACCTCCATATGTGCATCCTTATGTTGCAGagtctttttttctcttattctgttGATTTGCATAttatgataattaaaaaaaaatacattctaaggtgatttttaaaaaaaaagtaattgtatGAGgcttttttgtgtgaaatacTCAAGTGACAGGATAGGAGGGCAAAAGTAGTATATCTATATTCTAAAATCGCCAACAATATACATTCAGTATTAATATCAAACCTTCCACTCTTCTTTGACTTGTCAAATCTGAAGTCTGCTGGATAGCTATGCGTTCTGATAAGATGATCTTTCCTTTCTTTGCttgttttaaatttcagtcCACATCCATCAACCAAGCACTCATACTGAAAAGCAATATTAACATAACACAATCAGCAAAAAtgttatggggaaaaaaaatacatttcttcataaaatgtagcaaagctgaatatttGTTAGTTCAAACAGAGTATGTATGGGGAGGAGGAAAAGTGTACTAATagtttttttcacaaatgtatTTCTTGTCCCCTTTAAAATCGGTTTCAAGCCACTAAAACACGCACTGAATCTAATGTAACTTGCTGTTAtaaccagtaggtggcagcattttgtattcattttaaataatggtTACGTTTTTTCTGAGTAAATGTAAGAATatcaatactttaaaaaaaatgttgttaaaaaattatatgttaTGTAGTATTTCCAGTGAGAGAGTaatataaaaccataaaatgtatttgtagtaagtaggtgctataaaaaaaaaaaaaatgaatttttacaGCAGCTTTTCTTATCTGGTAGGCATATACCCAAAGAATTCATGCAAGAATGCCTGCAATGACACTGCAGTTCTCATCAACTTCATCAAAGtggtaaataaaattatatctagCATGCATACAGTCTGACACATGGCACTTAAAACATGGAAAGACATGACCATACCACTTCATACAACAACATGTATCGCTCAGTACAGTCATAACCTATCTGATGGTACTAATGATATTACCATGCATTGTTTCTCCGCCATGACCTGGAAGAGCGAGTCATGCCACTCCAAGATGTGTATATCCAGCAGTCGGTTTGATGGAAATGAGCGCTTGCAGTTGGAGCATACATTTCGATGCAATGAATTGTAGTGGTGTTCATACCCTTCCAATGTGTCAAAAAACTGTTTGCATCCAGCTATGTGACATCTGAACTCAGAGATACTGGGAAGAGGTTTGAGATATTAGTGATACATTAGTATCAAGGCAAGAGGATGCTGCTCAAAATGTCTCCCCACTCATGCAAGCGAGGTCTTTCAGTTTTCAGCACATAACCTCACGAGATACAGTGacattaatacaaataataactaataatattaatagtaatctAGTAAGTCAGATAGCTACAGAGAAAGAATCACATCCAGTTGACCATAATATACCAGAACATTTTTATCATGAGCTGAACTGAAATACTTCATAAACATGATAATAACTTTAATTACCAGCTTAACttatttaataacaattatGATGAATAACAATATGAATCTAACAAttaatattatgattattaataatttgttaaGTAATTATTTGCTTAATTACAAAGCAATATCAATGGTGAAGCGACATTACTCACGTTGGAGGTTGTTCATCATATTCAATAGCCGTGGCGACATTCTGTAGGTACATGTGCCTGTGTATGTCTCCATCCTTTTGAGTAAACATTAAGAAATCGGGATATTGGTAAATATCACATCATCATATCATTAGAGTCATGCAGTTTCTAGTAACGGTGTCACTCTTAAGGTAAGTAACATATTGAGAGATAAACATGCAATTGTTGATATACTGTATTGTCAGAAGGAcggaacttttttttaaatgcaatatacTTGTCAATCAAATCGTACAATATACCAACCTCAAAAAATTCATCTTCTACAGCAATGCGAACTCGTTGAGGTCTGAATCCAAAGGGTGAAACTACATTTTCACCCCTTCTTTCTTCTTGTTGTAAATCAAGATACTCGTATTTTCTAATTTCAATCACTGGTATCTTATCTGTAAGGATTTTTGGTGTTGCAGACCCCAACAGTTCAATTAATTCGGGTTGCAGCATTATATCAACATACTCCGTGAACAACCCGCCTTGTGATTCCGTGTCATCcccctttcaaaataaaagccacTCGATGGCACGCAGAGCGTACGATTTCATGAGAAACTtgtaactttattttgatgcaaaACAAAGTGTAATCTAATGACAAAAACGTGTTTTATAGTCCTCCACATAAGTCTTATAGTCAGTATATAATACTTATAATACCTGGCTGTAAACCTAAGCAGAAAAAGAAACCAAGAGCAAAACTGCACCTGGTGAATATAACCACAAGATGTCAGTAGAGTCATTCCTGTTATGCTGTTTATCCATAATTTTCCAAACGGCTTGTCCAATATGCTCCCATCATATTGGAAAAAATATAACtgaaaacaaactaacaaagtttttttttttttttatagcacatgcgatacatttttaaatagtctCATTACTAGCTACTATTCTTGTCCTTGGCCAAGCGTGtaatttttctaaaatattaataatatcaaaattaatAGCCTAtcgaaatattttttttaaaaagctttagtttgtatttgtatttattctgttttatttaaaattaaaaaaaatggtttattttGTAATCAGTTTATGTTTTTTTCCCGTGTCCTCTGACCTCATAATTTCACTTTCTGTCCCAACTAGTCTTTTGCAATATCCGTTTTGTAATAACGAACATAACATTAATGATTACATCATCTTTTAGGAGACGACAAAATCTCATCTCAGCACATTTAATGAATGGCTATGCTCttcttaattttgtcatttaatctGAATATCATCTTTTGCTAGATTTAGCCAGTGGAAACAGCTCTGAGGCTAATTTATCTAATTTTGTCTctggaaaacagtgatatgTGACACTGCATTACATTGAATATCATAGTTTTTTGTGTCTATTTGATATTGACGAATTTGTGGAATTTGTTTTTAGATATGTAGAGTAGAAAATagcctattgtttttattttggagTGAAAAGATACAATTGGACCCTTGGGGTAAGATGGGCCACCAGAACTGACACAGAAGGCATGTTGAGAAACACAATTTTGAATAGTATATagttaatgtaatattttatattaatgacACTTATACATATGTGTATTAATAAGCAACATATCAAAAGTAATACATTCTTATGTTCCATTCTTGATATTCACTTAATAAACACTTAATACTCTTATAATTccacaatattattgatttgattgCAGTGACACTATTGGATAAGAACCGAGTTGAGCTGGATGataacatcactgttttctgcagaactgctttataggTAAAATGAACTAGTCTTTGAACTAATGAACTAATCTTTAACGGAACTgaaacaacactgaactgacttcagctgaacaatgacattaTTTCCTATAAGAGATGCTTACAGCCGAAAACTGTTTGCTTCATTGAGTCCTTTTCCTGTTATCCCTGcaaaactgctttgaaacaatctgtattgtataaagcttCACATTCTGTTTAGGATCTTGTTAATTGTTTTGACAGTGTATTACCAATCAAATTATAATTTAGTGAGCTTAACAGGAATGAACTACAAAATCTACCAAACTGTGTGGCAGCCTATAAGCCTAGCCGGGGGAAAAAAagataacaatttttttttttactgttgaCGTTTCACGAAAATACTGACACATTTACAGGGCTGTAACTCATTAGAGACCAGTTTGCTGTTACCGGATAAGGAGGTCGTAATATGTTTATGCTAATTTACCGGATAACCGAGGCGGAGCTTTAACTTTCAAGTATCTGTGTTCCCACAGCAGACCACGAGTCCCGAAGCGAGTCCACAGGACATTCAACCATGCGATACACTGGATTATTTATTTCACTGCTTTCTTTTGTTTATACATGGGGTGAGCGCACAGCATTATGAGGATTCATTTACAGCACGAGCCATGTCACATTGCGTGATGTGTTTTTAATTTACTGATTACACATACTGATGATTTGTTTATTCACTGCTGCTTTAGAAAATCTTGAGGCAGCGAATCCAGCTTTGCCTCATGTGATGCGCTATGATGTGGTCCGACTCCGACCTCAGGCACTGAAAGAGCGAGCGAGAAGGAGCGCCTCTTCTCTCAAGGTTCGCTCTTTTTAAGACTAGTTTTGtaaatctgaaatattattgACATCTCTTGGGATGCTTATTTCGACTTTTATTCATGCATGCTTGCTTTCACCCCTTTAGAGATATCCTGAACAACTTGAATATGATTTGGCTGTAGATGGGAGGAACTTAACAATATCTTTGCACAGAAATAAGTAAGAATGTGGCGATTTTTGTAACAGCTTATGCTCTAAACAATATGTAGAGGTCTTGTATTCACACTCAGCATaattaaatttctttcttttttttttttttcttcacaggGAGCTTTTAGGAAAACATTACACCTTGTCACATTATACCAAAGATGGAATTTCAGAGACCAAGTCTTCAGACAATattgtatgtttaaatagtaaaatagcTTATTTCTGTCTGAAACAGTATGTGAATGCTGCTGCTTATAAGTACATTGTATTCTGTTTTTCACTTCAGGATCACTGCTACTATCACGGACACATCCAGGATTTTGAAAACTCTTCAGTCAGTGTTGGACTTTGCTCTGGAATGGAGTAaggaaaattttaattttaagcatCTTTTGTAAATTAGAGAGGTGActgaatattaaatacatttaaatatacccTGAGTTCACTTtgtgtacagtaaaaaaaaaagatatttcacagttgcatttttttgtaaaaagttgCTTGGGATAACATTTTCTAGTGTAAATAACTAAATGTGCATAATTTCTGCACATATGTACTAcatttctttgaaatattgTATCTTCTTTATTTTGTAGAGGGTTTCTGAGGGTGAACAATCAAGTTTACTTGATTGAGCCCCTAGAAGAGTCTTTGGATGGGGACCATGCTGTTTACAAGCAAGAGCATTTAAGGACCAAGCAAGGGACCTTTGGATACATTAATGACACAGTCTATGACCTTGGCCCAAAGTCTAGCGGACTGTATAAAGGCAAAATTATggtaattatattataatgatcTCTTGTTGAATGTAATCTAATTGAGTAATATATTTAGCAGCATATATTTATTGATGTGAAGATTTCTTGAGATACTTCGGTGACAAAGCGCTGAGTCTGAGGGCCCAGATACAAATAACTGATTATGAAATGCTGATGTTTGTTAACCCATCTGCCTCTTGGATGATTTTTAACCCTATCTCCTCACAATCACTTCCTCTTAGGCAGTCTTATTTGCGGTGTACCTCAGGGTTCTATTTTAGCACCTACCCTTTTCTCTCTATATCTGCTACCTTTGGGTTCCATTTTTAGGAAACATGGCATTTCATTCCATTGCTACACTGATGATATGCAAATCTACCTGCCTGTAACTacgaaaaaaaaacaagtgtgcTCTACATACTCTATCAGCGTGTCTGGACGATGTTAAATTATGGCTTTCCAAaaattttcttttcttgaaCACAgataaaatggaatttattgTCGTCAGTCCTTCTGActtcaaaacacaaaatcaAATTGATCTTGAGTCATTAAATTCTTTCATCTCTACCCACGTGAGGAATCTGGGTGTGGTAATTGACAACTGCTTGAAATTTGACAAACAAATCAGCACTGTTGTAGGTTCAAGTTTTTTCTATCTTCGTTCTCttttgaaaattaaatattttctttctgcGGGCTCTTTAGAGGTTGCAATCCATGCCTTTATTACATCTTGGCTGGACTATTGCAACTCCCTCTATTAGGGCATCTTAAAGACCCAAATTTCTCGACTACAAGTAGTCCAAAATTCTGCAGCTAGATTTCTGTAGGGATGTAAAAAATTCGATCACATTACGCCCCTCCTGAGATCCTTACACTGGTTTCCTATCCATTATAGAATTGAGTATAAAATCTTACTACTTgtgtataaatattaaaataatctagCTCCT from Ctenopharyngodon idella isolate HZGC_01 chromosome 13, HZGC01, whole genome shotgun sequence encodes the following:
- the znf511 gene encoding zinc finger protein 511, with the translated sequence MLQPELIELLGSATPKILTDKIPVIEIRKYEYLDLQQEERRGENVVSPFGFRPQRVRIAVEDEFFEDGDIHRHMYLQNVATAIEYDEQPPTISEFRCHIAGCKQFFDTLEGYEHHYNSLHRNVCSNCKRSFPSNRLLDIHILEWHDSLFQVMAEKQCMYECLVDGCGLKFKTSKERKDHLIRTHSYPADFRFDKSKKSGRIREKKTLQHKDAHMEVSETATIQQESSESMDFSLTPDSKSLKTAETKPMHADNLKPQYSYKVPSSICFGQGSVRGFRGRRKK